In one window of Fodinibius salicampi DNA:
- a CDS encoding NAD(+)/NADH kinase, whose translation MKLAVVANPKKYSVKDSFIDILHWGDEHEVDIIFSSDLQELYRGEEHSSAMVVEDEKEAIDQADIIIAVGGDGTMLYTARLMKNIQKPILGVNSGRLGFMAYTQKENIDQALDYLKEGTYRIDKRYMLEAEDNEGNIYHALNEFLFAKKDSTSMVNVSAEYNEMFINNYWADGLIVASPTGSTAYNLSSSGPIVMPNSDVMVLTPINPHTLTTRPLVLPSDKSLKVSVQKQEHEVLFSYDGQIKEILSYPFEVYIRRSNFTIDLIELPNQSYFDTLRHKLMWGVDSRED comes from the coding sequence ATGAAACTTGCCGTCGTAGCTAATCCTAAAAAATACTCGGTTAAGGACTCTTTTATTGATATCCTGCATTGGGGAGACGAGCACGAAGTTGACATTATCTTTAGCTCTGATCTGCAGGAACTCTATCGCGGAGAAGAGCATTCCTCTGCTATGGTCGTAGAAGATGAAAAAGAAGCTATTGACCAGGCAGATATTATTATAGCGGTTGGCGGGGACGGGACCATGCTATATACAGCCCGGCTCATGAAAAATATCCAAAAACCAATTCTGGGAGTGAACAGCGGACGATTGGGATTTATGGCTTACACCCAGAAAGAAAATATCGACCAAGCGCTGGACTATCTTAAGGAGGGGACCTACCGTATCGACAAACGCTATATGCTGGAAGCAGAGGATAACGAAGGAAATATCTACCACGCTCTGAATGAATTCCTTTTTGCCAAAAAGGATTCTACCTCCATGGTAAACGTTAGCGCAGAGTATAATGAGATGTTTATTAACAACTATTGGGCTGACGGACTTATTGTAGCCTCCCCCACAGGCTCAACGGCCTATAATCTTTCGTCGAGCGGACCTATTGTCATGCCCAATTCCGATGTAATGGTTCTGACACCTATTAATCCACATACACTTACGACCCGTCCATTGGTTCTTCCCTCGGATAAATCACTAAAAGTAAGTGTACAGAAGCAAGAGCATGAAGTACTATTTTCCTATGATGGTCAAATTAAAGAGATCCTATCCTATCCATTTGAGGTGTACATCCGCCGGTCTAACTTTACAATTGACCTGATTGAACTACCCAACCAGAGCTATTTTGATACGCTTAGACACAAACTTATGTGGGGCGTAGATTCGAGAGAAGATTAG
- a CDS encoding capsule assembly Wzi family protein, with the protein MPREILMEKILGFIKSGLLVLLVGMVIQPAQLKAQTIPVGDLQEEKIRLMQLFSDSTAELPFTNRPISRKSYQKAFEHVESENSWWADSSVSPEIPLTDDFTLGFYEPEIQGTYNHKLPYGENNGAAWYGRGMNTEFKGGFYINSHFLDITIHPQIVHQQNEDFEVPRFIPRDRDGNIRYVAQGTLPEDTLAERIDRPFRFGPDSYTTINWGHSSVRFHRYNMEIGLSSEPLWWGPGVQYALTLSNNAGGVPHAFLGNREPIELPYNIGQFQFRWVWGWPKDSKYFDLKEAYATRPHQSPEKFLRRRFMNGLNIVYSPSFLPNFHIGTSRIIHQYIPESGMTAGDYLAIFRSFPNPDEKALSAARDASHYEEINPLSSVYFRWVFPESNAEVYAEYMKDSHSWNFRDFLMEPQHGRAYTIGAQKIIKSGYSWLDFVKVNAEINSLMSTRLDDIRPQTYLYSHKSVKQGHTHRGQVLGAAIGPGSTSQYIGAESYFEKGRIGFFVQRTVDNNHLHYEYYQRWYQTGWYGDMYRHRVDVNIGLDANYRIYDIMLGAGVVWNKKYNYGRFGYGDFNINWNSRPRDDRLNMQYQFSVRYLF; encoded by the coding sequence ATGCCACGAGAAATTTTAATGGAAAAAATATTGGGTTTTATAAAAAGCGGGCTGTTGGTTCTGCTGGTTGGAATGGTTATACAGCCAGCACAACTGAAAGCACAAACAATACCAGTAGGAGATCTTCAGGAGGAGAAGATAAGATTGATGCAGCTTTTTTCAGATTCTACCGCTGAGTTACCCTTTACCAATAGACCTATTAGCCGAAAAAGTTATCAGAAAGCTTTTGAGCATGTAGAGTCGGAAAATTCCTGGTGGGCTGATTCATCTGTATCACCCGAGATACCACTTACGGATGATTTTACCCTAGGATTTTACGAGCCGGAAATACAGGGGACCTATAACCACAAATTGCCTTATGGTGAGAATAACGGCGCGGCCTGGTATGGGCGGGGCATGAATACAGAATTTAAAGGAGGATTTTATATTAATTCCCATTTTTTGGATATAACTATTCATCCCCAAATTGTGCATCAGCAGAATGAAGATTTTGAAGTGCCCCGATTTATCCCGCGGGACAGGGATGGAAATATTCGTTATGTGGCACAGGGAACGCTGCCGGAAGATACACTTGCTGAGCGCATTGACCGCCCTTTCCGTTTTGGCCCAGATAGCTATACCACCATTAACTGGGGCCATTCGTCTGTTCGTTTTCACCGGTATAATATGGAGATTGGACTGAGTTCCGAGCCGCTATGGTGGGGACCGGGAGTACAATATGCACTTACGCTTAGTAATAATGCCGGTGGTGTACCCCATGCTTTTCTGGGGAACCGGGAACCAATTGAGTTACCTTATAATATTGGTCAGTTTCAGTTCCGCTGGGTTTGGGGATGGCCTAAGGACTCAAAGTATTTCGATTTGAAAGAGGCCTATGCAACCCGCCCGCATCAGAGTCCGGAGAAATTTCTTCGCCGTCGATTTATGAATGGGTTGAATATTGTTTACTCCCCATCATTTTTGCCCAACTTTCATATTGGAACCAGTCGAATCATCCACCAATATATCCCGGAAAGTGGAATGACCGCAGGAGATTACTTGGCGATTTTTAGGTCTTTCCCAAATCCGGATGAGAAAGCATTGAGTGCTGCTCGAGACGCCAGTCATTATGAGGAGATCAATCCTTTGTCTTCGGTTTACTTTCGTTGGGTTTTTCCAGAGAGTAATGCCGAGGTATATGCAGAATATATGAAGGATTCACATAGCTGGAATTTTCGGGACTTCCTGATGGAGCCACAACACGGAAGGGCTTATACCATAGGCGCCCAAAAGATTATTAAAAGTGGTTATAGCTGGCTCGATTTTGTGAAAGTAAATGCGGAGATTAATTCGTTGATGTCAACCCGCCTTGATGATATTCGTCCCCAAACGTATCTCTATTCCCACAAAAGCGTAAAGCAGGGGCATACCCACCGGGGGCAAGTATTGGGAGCAGCAATTGGACCGGGCTCAACCAGCCAGTATATTGGGGCCGAGTCGTATTTTGAAAAGGGCAGGATAGGCTTTTTCGTGCAGCGGACGGTGGATAATAACCATTTACATTATGAATATTATCAGCGCTGGTACCAAACCGGATGGTACGGGGATATGTATCGCCACCGAGTGGATGTAAATATCGGTCTGGATGCAAATTATCGAATCTACGATATTATGTTGGGAGCAGGCGTGGTATGGAATAAGAAGTACAATTACGGACGATTTGGCTACGGCGATTTTAATATCAACTGGAATAGTCGGCCCCGTGACGATCGCCTTAACATGCAGTATCAGTTTTCCGTGCGCTATCTTTTCTGA
- a CDS encoding ABC transporter substrate-binding protein: MNLSSAKPLLAFLIVLMALASCKQPETVIVDREPNTAVAHDTTTQEDTTKRDASFRQLVIGEYQPITTLDPLQASSATEMRAVQLLYEGLVRFDGEGNITPAIARDWSVENDNRKYTFRLRTDVYFHDNDRFGSGTGRKLMAKDIKFALERSARSGVSPKAAHLFMDISGFEPYFQEQRNLYNPDHRQLDGVSGIQAPNDSTVVITLNNTDPDFLHKLATPLAVIYPKEAVGNNNSFEPIGSGPFTFSRQQNDSTHIFSKFDNYYNSSDISLNRVDIISSTDGQTLWNNMQSGDIHYLPELGPTLSQQLLNENGNLTSSYSNRYQKILAEGEITFTLHHNPNSNLPNDVVTGIGQIVQSNASALFENMDYRITETSFKEDNNGNSISLDYRTVNIARITGHPYSQQLLNNLSMLLDQNNADLSISNSRIPHQGIGLFITERQPLIPERQWALQPSILQFSVQSIAVARSEIKNLTQTPYPWWIDVRNILLPPIENLN, translated from the coding sequence ATGAATTTATCTTCCGCAAAGCCGCTTTTAGCTTTTCTCATTGTTCTAATGGCTTTAGCATCTTGTAAACAGCCGGAAACGGTAATTGTCGACCGTGAACCGAATACGGCTGTCGCCCACGACACCACTACTCAAGAAGATACAACTAAACGCGATGCCAGCTTTCGGCAGCTAGTTATTGGGGAATATCAACCTATTACTACACTCGATCCTCTTCAGGCTTCTTCGGCTACCGAAATGCGTGCGGTTCAATTGCTATATGAGGGATTAGTACGATTTGATGGCGAAGGGAATATAACCCCGGCAATCGCCAGGGATTGGTCCGTCGAGAATGACAACAGGAAATACACCTTTCGGCTGCGTACTGACGTCTATTTCCATGACAATGATCGCTTTGGCAGCGGAACGGGACGCAAACTAATGGCTAAAGATATAAAGTTTGCCCTGGAGCGATCTGCCCGAAGTGGTGTTTCTCCAAAAGCTGCCCATCTTTTCATGGATATCAGTGGATTTGAACCTTATTTCCAAGAGCAGCGTAACCTTTACAATCCAGACCACAGGCAACTTGATGGAGTATCCGGGATACAAGCGCCCAATGACTCTACCGTTGTGATTACCCTAAATAATACAGATCCGGATTTTCTTCATAAACTGGCAACACCTTTAGCTGTCATCTATCCAAAAGAAGCGGTTGGTAATAATAACTCATTTGAACCGATTGGAAGTGGTCCTTTTACGTTCTCCCGACAGCAAAATGATTCTACCCATATTTTTTCAAAATTCGATAACTACTATAATTCTTCAGATATCTCCCTAAACCGGGTAGATATCATTAGCAGCACTGACGGACAGACTCTTTGGAATAACATGCAAAGCGGAGATATCCACTACCTTCCGGAATTGGGACCTACACTTAGTCAGCAACTGCTCAATGAAAATGGTAATCTTACCTCTTCCTATTCCAATCGATACCAAAAAATACTAGCAGAAGGCGAAATCACGTTTACGCTCCATCACAATCCAAATTCTAATTTGCCAAATGATGTTGTCACCGGCATAGGTCAAATTGTCCAAAGTAATGCTTCTGCTCTTTTTGAAAATATGGATTACAGGATAACGGAAACTTCTTTTAAAGAAGATAATAATGGCAATAGTATCTCTTTGGATTACCGGACGGTCAACATAGCTCGTATTACGGGTCATCCATATTCTCAACAATTGCTGAATAATTTATCAATGCTTTTGGATCAAAATAATGCTGATCTTTCTATCAGCAATAGCCGGATACCTCATCAGGGTATTGGTTTGTTTATAACGGAACGTCAGCCGCTTATCCCTGAACGCCAGTGGGCATTACAACCATCAATACTGCAATTTTCCGTTCAGTCCATTGCAGTAGCACGTTCGGAGATTAAAAATCTCACCCAGACTCCCTATCCCTGGTGGATTGATGTTCGCAATATTCTGCTTCCACCCATTGAAAACTTAAATTGA